One part of the Sphaerochaeta sp. genome encodes these proteins:
- a CDS encoding beta-N-acetylhexosaminidase, protein MISYNYQVPAHELLLPSPKSMEESGGLLKLHLGSAYALDESFRPLAPLLESQLGLNEGCEDVLLGRSPEPLPKEAYTLKVTKEQVVAKASDIHGMFNAIQTLRQLYLANDGLIPCCRIEDAPAFPWRGFMLDCSRHFFPVDEIKKLIDVAAMHHLNVFHWHLTDDQGWRFPVQGYPRLEEIASKRVDHAYTDGRTYGGFYSEADIKDVVQFAEERMVTVVPEIECPGHASALLAAYPELGCSGGPYHVRDQWGIFPEVMCPGEEKVFAFMEAALDSLCRLFPGPYIHIGGDECPHTAWKSCPKCQKRMREEGIANEDELQGWFTTKIAEMVHARGKRCIGWDEVWEFAAKDSLPDDLIIMSWRGAEGGVSAAKQGHQIIMCPNTEGVYLDYRHTNDPNEPGNLGVSTIMQTARFDPIKEGVDRSLVLGGQGNLWTEKVPFGRMAEYLFYPRLAVIAERLWQPQDPAGLPDKLSWEGKKLDKLGVLSYRGPLE, encoded by the coding sequence ATGATTTCCTACAATTATCAGGTACCTGCGCATGAGTTGTTGCTTCCATCCCCCAAAAGCATGGAAGAATCCGGCGGCCTGCTCAAACTGCACCTGGGCAGCGCCTACGCCCTTGATGAATCATTCAGACCCCTCGCTCCCCTATTGGAATCCCAGCTGGGACTGAACGAGGGATGCGAGGATGTGCTGCTTGGCCGCTCACCCGAACCGCTTCCCAAGGAGGCGTATACCCTGAAGGTCACCAAAGAGCAGGTCGTCGCCAAGGCGAGCGACATCCACGGGATGTTCAACGCCATCCAGACGCTCCGCCAACTGTATCTGGCAAATGATGGCCTGATCCCCTGCTGTCGTATCGAGGATGCGCCGGCATTCCCATGGCGTGGGTTCATGCTGGATTGCTCCCGTCACTTTTTCCCGGTGGATGAGATCAAAAAGTTGATCGATGTGGCCGCGATGCATCATCTGAACGTCTTCCACTGGCATCTGACTGACGACCAAGGGTGGCGTTTCCCGGTACAAGGGTATCCCCGGCTGGAGGAGATCGCCAGCAAACGGGTTGACCACGCGTACACCGACGGCCGGACCTATGGTGGCTTCTACAGCGAAGCGGACATCAAGGATGTGGTCCAGTTTGCCGAGGAGCGGATGGTTACCGTCGTGCCGGAGATCGAATGCCCCGGCCACGCGAGCGCGCTGCTCGCCGCCTATCCGGAGCTGGGCTGTTCCGGCGGCCCCTACCATGTGCGTGACCAGTGGGGGATATTCCCCGAGGTGATGTGCCCGGGCGAAGAGAAGGTGTTTGCCTTCATGGAAGCCGCCTTGGACAGCCTGTGCAGGCTGTTCCCCGGCCCATACATCCACATTGGGGGGGATGAGTGCCCCCACACCGCGTGGAAAAGCTGTCCCAAATGCCAGAAACGGATGCGGGAGGAAGGAATCGCCAACGAGGATGAACTGCAGGGCTGGTTCACCACCAAGATCGCCGAAATGGTCCACGCCCGTGGGAAGCGGTGCATCGGTTGGGATGAGGTGTGGGAATTCGCCGCGAAGGACAGCCTTCCGGATGATTTGATCATCATGTCATGGAGAGGCGCCGAAGGAGGCGTTTCCGCGGCAAAGCAGGGACACCAGATCATCATGTGCCCCAATACGGAAGGCGTCTATCTGGATTACCGGCATACCAATGATCCCAACGAGCCGGGAAACCTGGGGGTCTCCACCATCATGCAGACGGCGCGGTTCGATCCCATCAAGGAAGGCGTGGACCGTTCTCTGGTATTGGGAGGACAAGGAAACCTTTGGACGGAGAAAGTGCCGTTCGGAAGGATGGCGGAGTATCTGTTCTACCCTCGTCTCGCTGTCATCGCCGAGCGTCTGTGGCAACCACAGGATCCGGCAGGGCTGCCCGACAAACTCTCCTGGGAAGGGAAGAAGCTGGACAAACTTGGCGTTCTCTCCTACCGGGGCCCGTTGGAATAA
- a CDS encoding winged helix-turn-helix transcriptional regulator → MRINNNNYQKNANIALVSQMIWKNPGISRVEIARQLDLYRSTVTSIISTIAGRKRRL, encoded by the coding sequence ATGCGAATAAACAACAACAATTATCAGAAGAACGCCAACATCGCCCTGGTCAGCCAGATGATCTGGAAGAACCCTGGCATCAGCAGGGTGGAGATCGCGCGTCAGCTTGACTTGTACCGTTCCACGGTGACTTCGATCATCTCCACTATTGCTGGACGAAAACGTCGTCTATGA
- a CDS encoding sugar ABC transporter permease, with protein sequence MIEKHATMKSSLREQRTAYWMLVLPGFLIYFLVLAFPTVVSILLSVSNFKGGKLFGAKVPWKLVGFYKYKVLFHDPYFYMALKNNMWIVLISVFGQIPLGFILAYILYRGIVKAADFFQSMIFLPCVISTVVIGILWSAFFSPRGAYPELVKMFKPDYVYQGSVNHPMAPVLFVILWMYTGNYLIIFIANLQKIDSSIIEAAKIDGASEMQALRYIILPALSGVIVTSAILAISGSLKSFDLIYVMTAGGPAHRTSVLSVYMYDKAFINAPDYPMANAISTVMVAISFLLIGLTKLAENKFGGRE encoded by the coding sequence ATGATTGAAAAACATGCGACGATGAAAAGCTCCTTGCGGGAGCAACGCACCGCGTACTGGATGCTGGTGCTGCCGGGGTTTCTAATTTATTTCCTCGTGCTGGCGTTTCCGACAGTTGTCTCCATTTTGCTTTCGGTAAGCAACTTCAAAGGGGGCAAACTGTTTGGCGCCAAGGTGCCATGGAAGCTGGTCGGCTTCTACAAGTACAAGGTGTTGTTCCATGATCCGTACTTCTACATGGCGCTGAAAAACAACATGTGGATCGTCTTGATCTCCGTGTTCGGGCAGATTCCGCTTGGTTTCATTCTGGCCTACATCCTGTATCGCGGCATCGTCAAGGCGGCGGATTTCTTCCAGTCGATGATCTTCCTGCCGTGCGTCATCTCCACCGTTGTCATCGGTATTTTGTGGAGCGCGTTTTTCTCGCCGCGTGGCGCGTACCCGGAACTGGTGAAGATGTTCAAACCGGATTATGTGTACCAAGGGTCGGTCAATCATCCGATGGCGCCGGTGTTGTTCGTCATCCTGTGGATGTACACCGGCAACTACCTGATCATCTTCATCGCCAACTTGCAGAAGATTGACAGTTCGATCATTGAGGCGGCGAAGATTGATGGTGCCAGCGAGATGCAGGCGCTCCGGTACATCATTCTGCCCGCGCTCTCCGGTGTCATCGTCACCAGCGCCATCCTGGCCATCAGCGGAAGCTTGAAGAGCTTTGATTTGATCTACGTCATGACCGCCGGAGGTCCGGCTCACCGGACGTCGGTTCTCTCCGTCTACATGTATGACAAGGCGTTCATCAACGCGCCGGATTACCCGATGGCAAACGCCATCAGTACGGTGATGGTGGCCATCAGCTTCCTGTTGATCGGCCTTACCAAGCTGGCGGAGAACAAATTCGGGGGGAGGGAATAA
- a CDS encoding ROK family protein, with translation MLDENVVYEGETGDGMSKGGRKPITLRLNPSFGCVVGFDIQPSHYRAVLLDLTGAVLWKQSGNIPQVDFDGVFTFLMKIALEKVEEVGIPLLAVCIGIPGIVNADNGVILYAEPFKLHNYDCYSFFHKRYHVPVFVENDANCTAWLEMAHHRGIDLGDFITVIADYHEGSYQFGDRSGIGVGIGLCLGRKIYAGSHHASGEICTLSWRGDNLGQTGLDRDVLVRSASEPEAWESWMADLFASLVPVVSVLDPRTVFIHGQPFSDQARLDSMMERRCPQFKAVLKKVGCTLVCNAEDTVVAEGAALMFLEKLFSVPELTEMENRCHFTWDDVLAQSKRSMQHGYQKREEDD, from the coding sequence TTGCTGGACGAAAACGTCGTCTATGAGGGGGAGACGGGGGATGGCATGTCCAAGGGCGGGAGAAAGCCCATCACGCTTCGATTGAATCCCTCCTTCGGTTGTGTGGTTGGTTTCGATATCCAGCCATCCCACTACCGCGCCGTATTGCTTGACCTCACCGGAGCGGTGCTGTGGAAGCAGAGTGGCAATATCCCCCAGGTGGATTTCGATGGGGTGTTCACGTTCCTGATGAAGATCGCGTTGGAGAAAGTGGAAGAGGTTGGAATTCCGCTTCTTGCCGTATGCATCGGCATCCCTGGCATCGTCAATGCGGATAATGGCGTGATCCTGTACGCAGAACCGTTCAAATTGCATAACTACGATTGCTATTCCTTTTTTCATAAGCGCTATCACGTGCCGGTGTTCGTCGAGAACGACGCCAATTGCACCGCGTGGCTGGAAATGGCCCACCACCGTGGCATTGATCTTGGCGATTTCATTACGGTGATCGCCGATTATCATGAAGGCAGTTACCAGTTCGGTGACCGCAGCGGCATCGGTGTGGGCATCGGCCTGTGCCTGGGAAGAAAAATCTACGCCGGCAGCCACCATGCCAGTGGTGAGATCTGTACGCTTTCGTGGAGAGGGGACAACCTTGGACAGACCGGTCTTGACCGTGATGTGTTGGTCCGCTCCGCCAGTGAACCGGAAGCGTGGGAATCCTGGATGGCCGATCTGTTCGCCTCGCTGGTTCCCGTCGTTTCCGTCCTGGATCCCCGCACCGTGTTCATCCATGGACAACCGTTCAGTGACCAGGCGCGGCTGGATTCCATGATGGAACGCAGGTGCCCCCAGTTCAAAGCGGTATTGAAAAAGGTGGGCTGTACGCTTGTCTGCAACGCGGAGGATACCGTAGTGGCGGAAGGCGCGGCGTTGATGTTCCTTGAGAAATTGTTTTCCGTTCCGGAACTTACCGAGATGGAAAATCGGTGCCATTTCACGTGGGATGACGTGTTGGCGCAGTCGAAACGTTCCATGCAGCATGGATACCAAAAGAGGGAAGAAGATGATTGA
- a CDS encoding YhbY family RNA-binding protein produces the protein MDSDFRAFLRNYGQTLSPVVMVGKNGFDDRVAAHLDLALKAQELVKVRFQSHKEDAETIGHQLADKVGGEVITKVGFNLLIYRDGEHHLLQEKYQKRS, from the coding sequence AGTGATTTTCGCGCGTTTTTACGGAACTATGGGCAGACGCTCTCCCCGGTGGTCATGGTAGGGAAGAACGGCTTTGATGATCGTGTCGCGGCGCATCTGGATCTGGCGCTGAAGGCGCAGGAACTGGTGAAGGTGCGTTTCCAATCCCACAAAGAGGATGCGGAGACGATCGGCCACCAACTCGCTGACAAGGTGGGTGGGGAAGTGATCACCAAGGTTGGCTTCAACCTGTTGATCTATCGGGATGGAGAACATCACCTGCTCCAGGAAAAATACCAGAAGCGCTCGTGA
- a CDS encoding carbohydrate ABC transporter permease produces the protein MANIKDKRSVTSRIGLFVAYLVLLAFTVLALYPLIWLVLNSFKTTTEFQLNRLGFPKKWTTLNYTYAWVKGNFPTMIMNSVIYTGITTVVTLIFSMMASFAFAKIANKATPFLHGSFVIGLLLTLQSIMVPLFLLANWAHLYNTRLGVLIPYIGIAMPMGIYLCTEYIKSIPTALVESARIDGATYFKIFGAIIVPMAAPVATTVAIMTVTGTWNEFMLINILTSKESLKSLPVGVQKFAGALSSDFGKQFASLVIGLIPMLAFYAVFHKEITKGVSAGAVKG, from the coding sequence ATGGCGAACATCAAGGACAAACGGTCAGTGACCTCTCGCATCGGATTGTTTGTGGCGTATCTGGTATTGCTGGCTTTTACCGTTCTTGCGCTGTATCCGTTGATCTGGTTGGTGTTGAACAGCTTCAAGACCACCACGGAGTTCCAGCTGAACCGTTTGGGATTCCCCAAGAAATGGACGACGCTGAACTACACCTACGCGTGGGTGAAAGGCAACTTCCCCACGATGATCATGAACAGCGTCATCTACACCGGCATCACCACCGTCGTCACGTTGATCTTCAGCATGATGGCCAGTTTCGCGTTCGCCAAAATCGCAAACAAGGCGACGCCGTTTTTGCACGGTTCCTTCGTCATCGGGCTGCTGCTGACGCTCCAGTCCATCATGGTTCCGTTGTTCCTGCTGGCCAACTGGGCGCATCTGTACAATACCCGTCTGGGCGTATTGATCCCCTACATCGGCATCGCCATGCCGATGGGCATCTACCTCTGTACGGAGTACATCAAGAGCATCCCCACCGCGTTGGTGGAATCGGCCCGTATCGATGGCGCCACCTACTTCAAGATTTTCGGGGCGATCATCGTGCCGATGGCCGCTCCGGTGGCCACGACGGTGGCGATCATGACGGTTACCGGGACATGGAACGAATTCATGTTGATCAACATTCTGACCAGCAAGGAAAGCCTGAAGAGCCTTCCGGTCGGTGTGCAGAAATTCGCTGGCGCTCTGTCCAGTGACTTCGGCAAACAGTTCGCCTCGTTGGTCATTGGATTGATCCCGATGCTGGCGTTCTACGCGGTGTTCCACAAGGAGATCACCAAAGGCGTCAGCGCCGGCGCGGTCAAGGGGTGA